A region of Thermovibrio ammonificans HB-1 DNA encodes the following proteins:
- the csx1 gene encoding CRISPR-associated CARF protein Csx1 — MQKAKRLIIAPWGNPYGWVVRKYKLAVNGKEIEDESRTSLGLLAKAYSSDDFLVFVLDTVYSAFYNKKSGCEPRERNKSCPISYEDLITSVKIDIENWIRECASSEKLVELLNLAKLDIVIVPGIGSYDFEGITYQFSLPKPEPAGLFASWVATSVLRKLLDIGPEEVIVDLTHGLNYMPVALMEAVELALKVYSVAFHRDVKLIVYESEPFSKVDSLNLFSPKILDIRYKNERDILAVFFKRQPERAFNAKYFSFAYRIDKELGVSQELSRINDLIRGLKRNLGKEGDLKGPLPFGMTAANIVLYSMPLAAVYLAYDIPDTSYLLKVCDYLNELCDFSVKYGKIDSVNDSKCKVYPAIVLNWDAVRILLLSAAFLESTLRIRLEMKKRGLIRFLELYERGVSREELKDILRFLGELYRPIAKAELGNLKRCCLDSKKGNECRCEIEVNKGGWPNKNCVKSFDPRHLRAHAGLEKNLIEGRIDKLEDKEDLILRYRDLECWEKLKNKLDEKNF; from the coding sequence ATGCAAAAAGCAAAAAGACTAATAATTGCTCCGTGGGGAAATCCTTATGGATGGGTGGTAAGAAAGTATAAATTGGCGGTTAATGGTAAAGAGATTGAAGATGAAAGTAGAACGAGTTTAGGATTGTTAGCAAAGGCTTATTCGAGTGACGATTTCTTGGTTTTTGTTCTTGATACGGTTTACTCTGCTTTTTATAACAAAAAGAGTGGATGCGAACCCCGAGAAAGAAATAAGTCTTGTCCTATATCATATGAAGACTTGATTACTAGTGTAAAGATAGATATTGAAAATTGGATTAGAGAATGTGCATCCTCGGAGAAATTAGTAGAACTTCTTAATTTGGCTAAATTAGATATAGTTATTGTCCCGGGAATAGGTAGTTATGATTTTGAAGGAATAACTTATCAATTTTCCCTTCCCAAACCTGAACCAGCGGGTTTGTTTGCATCCTGGGTAGCTACTTCTGTTTTAAGGAAACTTCTTGATATTGGTCCTGAAGAAGTAATTGTAGACCTTACCCATGGCTTGAATTATATGCCTGTTGCTTTAATGGAAGCAGTTGAACTTGCTCTCAAGGTGTACTCTGTTGCCTTTCATAGAGATGTAAAGTTGATTGTTTATGAATCAGAGCCTTTCTCTAAGGTAGACTCTTTGAATCTTTTTTCTCCGAAGATTCTGGATATAAGGTATAAAAATGAAAGGGATATTCTGGCTGTTTTTTTTAAGAGACAGCCGGAAAGGGCCTTTAATGCTAAATACTTCAGCTTTGCTTACAGAATTGATAAGGAGCTCGGAGTTAGCCAAGAACTCTCGAGAATAAACGATTTAATAAGAGGATTAAAGAGAAATTTGGGAAAAGAGGGGGATTTGAAGGGGCCATTACCTTTTGGTATGACTGCTGCTAATATTGTTCTTTATTCTATGCCGCTGGCTGCTGTTTATCTTGCTTATGATATTCCTGATACGAGCTACTTGTTGAAAGTATGTGATTATTTAAATGAACTTTGTGATTTTAGTGTTAAATATGGAAAGATAGATTCCGTCAATGATTCTAAATGTAAGGTGTATCCCGCTATAGTTCTAAATTGGGATGCAGTTCGTATTCTGCTTTTGTCAGCAGCTTTTCTCGAATCTACTTTGAGGATTCGCTTAGAAATGAAGAAAAGAGGTTTAATTAGATTTTTAGAACTGTATGAGAGAGGGGTATCTCGAGAAGAGCTTAAGGATATATTAAGGTTTTTGGGAGAACTTTACCGTCCGATTGCTAAAGCTGAACTTGGAAATCTTAAGAGATGCTGCTTAGATAGTAAGAAAGGAAATGAGTGTAGGTGTGAGATAGAAGTTAATAAAGGTGGCTGGCCTAATAAGAACTGTGTGAAGAGTTTTGATCCAAGGCATTTGAGAGCTCATGCAGGACTTGAAAAGAATCTCATTGAAGGAAGAATAGATAAACTCGAGGATAAGGAGGACCTGATTCTGCGTTACAGGGATTTAGAGTGTTGGGAAAAATTGAAAAACAAATTGGATGAAAAAAACTTCTAA
- the murB gene encoding UDP-N-acetylmuramate dehydrogenase has protein sequence MQAEILPAAAVTTIGLGSSRKVWFPENLTELKELVKRGLYPLGGGSNLVLKDEPDRELLSLKFLKKAEFNGNHLKLGAGVTLREILTLQSQKGFLLLEFLAGIPRATVGGLIAQNAGAFKKEVKELLESVTFITYNGEVATLTKSEIEKSFGYRESPFPKTGVVVEAVFRITPSPVNKVKRLIRHYLKKRLEKQPPPVKTAGSTFKNTPAGAAGLLLDRCGLKGFRVGGVKFSEKHANFTINEGGSFKEFEELIEIATQRVYSTYGVKLELEVKVV, from the coding sequence TTGCAAGCTGAGATACTGCCCGCAGCTGCGGTAACCACCATAGGGCTGGGAAGCAGCAGGAAAGTCTGGTTCCCCGAAAACCTCACTGAGCTCAAAGAGCTCGTTAAAAGGGGCCTCTACCCCTTGGGTGGGGGCTCCAATCTCGTACTCAAAGACGAACCCGACCGGGAGCTCCTCTCTCTTAAATTCCTAAAGAAAGCCGAATTCAACGGAAACCACCTGAAGCTCGGTGCAGGAGTAACCCTCCGGGAGATTCTTACGCTCCAGTCACAGAAGGGCTTTTTACTGCTGGAGTTCCTGGCCGGCATTCCCAGAGCCACCGTAGGCGGCTTAATCGCTCAAAACGCAGGGGCCTTCAAAAAAGAAGTCAAAGAGCTGCTCGAATCTGTAACCTTCATTACCTACAACGGCGAGGTTGCCACCCTCACGAAAAGTGAAATAGAGAAGAGCTTCGGCTACAGAGAGAGCCCCTTCCCGAAAACGGGGGTAGTGGTTGAGGCGGTTTTCAGAATCACCCCCTCACCTGTAAACAAGGTAAAAAGGTTAATCAGGCACTACTTAAAAAAGAGGCTCGAAAAACAGCCTCCCCCCGTAAAAACGGCAGGGTCAACTTTCAAGAACACGCCGGCCGGAGCAGCCGGACTGCTCCTTGACAGGTGCGGCCTGAAGGGCTTTAGAGTCGGAGGGGTGAAGTTCTCGGAGAAGCACGCAAACTTCACAATCAACGAAGGGGGAAGTTTCAAAGAGTTTGAAGAGCTTATAGAAATTGCAACCCAAAGAGTTTACTCAACTTACGGGGTGAAGCTGGAACTCGAGGTAAAAGTGGTTTAA
- a CDS encoding CTP synthase has protein sequence MASKLIFVTGGVLSSIGKGITASSIGTLLESRGLKVTIQKLDPYLNVDAGTMNPYQHGEVYVTEDGAETDLDLGHYERFTSATMKRINNVTSGQIYQEIIQKERKGEFLGGTVQVIPHVTNLIKEKIRQLMSTDVDAVIVEVGGTVGDIEGLPFLEAIRQLGAEVGRSNAIYIHVTYVPYVKAAGELKTKPTQHSVKELRAIGIQPDIIVCRAERSIPSAVKKKIALFANLKEHEVVTAKDLPTIYEVPLVLQKERLDELIIEKLQIPTNKEADLTQWKEVVNRIKKPTEGSVRIAIVGKYVELPDAYKSIIESFVHAGAANNVKVEIKWVNAEDLTTTPAEELLSDVHGVLVPGGFGERGIEGKIEAVRFARERKIPFFGICLGMQCAVIEFARNVAGLKGANSAEFDRDTPYPVIDLMEEQKGIEEKGGTMRLGAYPCVLKEGTFSFKAYGRKEISERHRHRYEFNNAFRETLEKAGLVIAGTSPDGKLVEVVEIKEHPWFVAVQYHPEFKSKPMNPHPLFVDFVKAAKAIRDSREVAS, from the coding sequence ATGGCCTCTAAGCTGATATTCGTAACAGGAGGAGTGCTCTCATCTATCGGCAAGGGAATTACTGCGTCGTCTATCGGAACGCTCCTTGAGAGCAGGGGGTTGAAGGTAACGATTCAGAAGCTCGACCCCTACCTCAACGTAGACGCAGGAACTATGAACCCCTACCAGCACGGAGAGGTTTACGTTACCGAAGACGGAGCCGAAACCGACCTGGACCTGGGCCACTACGAGCGGTTCACCTCCGCAACGATGAAGCGGATAAACAACGTCACCTCCGGACAGATTTACCAGGAAATCATCCAGAAGGAGCGGAAAGGGGAGTTCCTCGGAGGAACGGTTCAAGTAATACCCCACGTTACCAACCTGATAAAGGAGAAGATTCGTCAGCTCATGTCCACCGACGTTGACGCTGTTATAGTTGAGGTGGGCGGAACGGTGGGCGACATAGAGGGACTGCCGTTTCTCGAGGCCATCAGACAGCTCGGAGCGGAAGTCGGCAGGAGCAACGCCATATACATCCACGTAACATACGTGCCCTACGTAAAGGCGGCGGGAGAGCTCAAAACCAAGCCGACCCAGCACTCGGTAAAGGAGCTGAGGGCAATCGGTATCCAGCCCGACATAATCGTGTGTAGGGCCGAGCGCTCCATTCCCTCGGCCGTAAAGAAGAAGATTGCCCTCTTCGCCAACCTTAAGGAGCACGAGGTTGTAACGGCGAAAGACCTGCCTACCATATACGAGGTTCCGCTGGTTCTCCAGAAGGAGAGGCTCGACGAGCTCATCATAGAGAAGCTCCAGATTCCCACAAACAAGGAAGCAGACCTTACCCAGTGGAAAGAGGTTGTAAACAGGATAAAGAAGCCCACAGAAGGCAGCGTAAGAATAGCCATAGTGGGTAAGTACGTAGAGCTTCCCGACGCCTACAAGAGCATAATAGAGTCCTTCGTTCACGCAGGTGCCGCAAACAACGTAAAGGTTGAAATTAAGTGGGTAAACGCCGAAGACCTCACCACAACGCCGGCTGAAGAGCTACTCTCCGACGTTCACGGGGTACTGGTTCCCGGAGGATTCGGAGAGAGGGGTATAGAGGGGAAAATCGAGGCGGTTCGGTTCGCCAGGGAGAGGAAAATTCCCTTCTTCGGCATATGCCTCGGGATGCAGTGTGCCGTTATAGAGTTTGCCCGCAACGTTGCCGGACTAAAAGGGGCAAACAGCGCCGAGTTCGATAGAGACACCCCCTACCCGGTTATCGACCTTATGGAGGAGCAAAAGGGAATAGAGGAGAAGGGTGGCACCATGAGGCTCGGTGCCTACCCGTGCGTTTTGAAAGAGGGGACATTCAGCTTTAAGGCCTACGGCCGAAAGGAGATATCCGAAAGGCACCGCCACAGGTACGAGTTCAACAACGCCTTCAGAGAGACCCTCGAAAAGGCCGGGCTGGTGATAGCGGGAACCTCCCCCGACGGGAAGCTCGTAGAGGTTGTAGAGATAAAAGAGCACCCGTGGTTCGTTGCCGTTCAGTACCACCCGGAGTTTAAATCCAAGCCTATGAACCCTCACCCCCTCTTTGTAGATTTCGTGAAAGCGGCAAAGGCTATAAGGGACTCAAGGGAAGTTGCAAGCTGA
- the kdsB gene encoding 3-deoxy-manno-octulosonate cytidylyltransferase: MNRLVVVIPARIGSTRLPRKPLIRLAGKPLIWWVVKRAKLFTDNVLVATDSVEVARVAKEAGARAAMTPSELPSGTDRVYRAVKGIECRFVINLQGDEPLVTPEHLKAVLKGLEAGANFSTVATPFRSAEEVKDPSKVKVVTDSSGFALYFSRSPIPYTRDGEIEPGNYLKHLGIYGYTKEALEKFVNWPVGRLEGLEKLEQLRILENGERIKVELVEKELHGVDTPRDVEKVNKILEKELADGL; encoded by the coding sequence ATGAACAGGCTCGTAGTTGTAATTCCTGCAAGAATAGGCTCTACAAGGCTCCCGAGGAAACCCCTGATTCGGCTGGCAGGGAAGCCCCTTATATGGTGGGTGGTGAAAAGGGCGAAGCTCTTTACAGACAACGTTTTAGTGGCAACAGACTCGGTAGAGGTTGCAAGGGTCGCCAAAGAGGCGGGTGCACGGGCGGCCATGACCCCTTCGGAGCTTCCCAGCGGAACCGACAGGGTCTACCGGGCGGTAAAGGGGATTGAGTGCCGATTCGTCATAAACCTTCAGGGAGACGAGCCCCTGGTAACCCCGGAACACCTTAAAGCGGTTCTGAAAGGGCTCGAAGCCGGGGCAAACTTCTCAACCGTTGCAACCCCCTTCAGGAGCGCAGAAGAGGTAAAGGACCCGTCGAAGGTAAAAGTTGTAACCGATAGCTCCGGTTTTGCCCTTTACTTCTCGAGGAGCCCCATCCCCTACACGAGAGACGGAGAGATTGAGCCAGGTAACTACCTAAAACACCTTGGAATTTACGGCTACACAAAGGAGGCCCTCGAGAAGTTCGTCAACTGGCCGGTCGGCAGGCTCGAGGGGCTGGAGAAGTTAGAACAGCTCAGGATACTGGAAAACGGCGAGAGGATAAAAGTGGAGCTCGTAGAGAAAGAGCTCCACGGCGTAGATACGCCTCGGGACGTTGAAAAGGTAAACAAAATCTTAGAGAAGGAGCTGGCAGATGGCCTCTAA
- the purQ gene encoding phosphoribosylformylglycinamidine synthase subunit PurQ: MKFGIPVYPGSNCDRDVGWVIEKVLGHEVKYLWHKERDVKGVDCVIVPGGFSYGDYLRAGAMAKLSPVTEAIYEFAQKGGLVMGICNGFQILLEAGLLPGAMLPNKGLTFVCKFVHLKVENNQTPFTRLYEKGEVVRIPIAHAEGNYTCPPETLKEIEENGQVVVRYCSPEGEVSEEYNPNGSLNNIAGICNKRGNVFGLMPHPERASEAILGSTDGLRMFKSIVEGVLTA; encoded by the coding sequence ATGAAGTTCGGCATACCGGTATACCCGGGAAGCAACTGCGACAGAGATGTAGGCTGGGTTATAGAGAAGGTTCTGGGCCACGAGGTTAAGTACCTGTGGCACAAGGAGAGAGACGTTAAAGGGGTTGACTGCGTAATCGTACCCGGAGGGTTCTCCTACGGAGACTACCTGCGGGCAGGGGCGATGGCGAAGCTCTCCCCCGTAACGGAGGCCATTTACGAGTTTGCCCAGAAAGGGGGACTCGTAATGGGCATCTGCAACGGTTTCCAGATACTCCTGGAGGCCGGACTGCTGCCGGGCGCAATGCTCCCGAACAAAGGGCTCACCTTTGTCTGTAAGTTCGTCCACCTTAAAGTGGAGAACAACCAGACGCCCTTCACAAGGCTTTACGAAAAGGGGGAGGTTGTAAGGATACCGATAGCCCACGCCGAGGGCAACTACACCTGCCCGCCGGAGACCTTAAAAGAGATAGAGGAAAACGGTCAGGTGGTTGTAAGGTACTGTTCGCCCGAGGGGGAGGTTTCCGAAGAGTACAACCCCAACGGCTCGCTGAACAACATTGCCGGCATATGCAACAAACGGGGAAACGTTTTCGGCCTCATGCCGCACCCCGAAAGGGCTTCGGAGGCGATTCTCGGCTCAACCGACGGCCTGAGGATGTTTAAGTCAATCGTTGAGGGGGTTTTAACCGCCTGA
- the purS gene encoding phosphoribosylformylglycinamidine synthase subunit PurS produces the protein MATYLVKVFISYRKGVLDPQGVAVEKAAHQLGFTKVRNVRVGKYITMEIEADSVEEVKREVEEMAKRFLVNPVIEEYTYEVEEVK, from the coding sequence ATGGCGACGTACCTTGTTAAAGTGTTTATCAGTTACAGAAAGGGAGTTCTTGACCCTCAAGGTGTAGCCGTTGAGAAGGCAGCCCACCAGCTCGGGTTTACAAAAGTGAGGAACGTAAGGGTGGGCAAGTACATAACCATGGAGATAGAGGCCGACTCCGTAGAGGAGGTTAAGAGGGAAGTAGAGGAGATGGCAAAGCGTTTCCTCGTGAACCCGGTGATAGAGGAGTACACCTACGAAGTGGAAGAGGTGAAGTGA
- a CDS encoding CPBP family intramembrane glutamic endopeptidase, which translates to MALRDCPSCSFMRSYFLVILVAAFTLRFLPSVSAGINFLFMVGIPTVLHRLSFKELGYRNYLKGALWGLGVSAAVLVPFYALCHHFHLKLSLSAEALLFYLLVAVAEETFFRGFFYATFENEELIPGLLSKNNLLSSVLFGVAHAFVYYNPAMFKVFFPSLVMGWLYERSGSIVAPILFHWLADVIYSFAGC; encoded by the coding sequence TTGGCTTTAAGGGACTGTCCCTCCTGTTCCTTTATGAGGAGCTACTTCCTTGTCATACTCGTGGCCGCGTTTACTTTACGGTTTCTCCCCTCTGTTTCTGCAGGTATAAACTTCCTCTTCATGGTGGGAATTCCCACCGTTCTCCACAGGCTCTCCTTTAAGGAGCTCGGATACCGGAACTACCTCAAAGGGGCCCTTTGGGGCTTGGGCGTTTCGGCAGCCGTCCTGGTTCCCTTTTACGCCCTCTGCCACCACTTCCACCTTAAGCTCTCCCTTTCTGCAGAGGCGCTACTCTTTTACCTTTTGGTTGCCGTTGCCGAGGAGACCTTCTTCCGGGGCTTTTTCTACGCTACCTTTGAAAACGAGGAGCTGATTCCGGGCCTGCTCTCTAAGAACAACCTGCTCTCGTCGGTGCTCTTTGGAGTTGCCCACGCCTTCGTTTACTATAATCCGGCCATGTTTAAGGTTTTCTTCCCCTCGCTCGTTATGGGGTGGCTCTACGAGAGGAGCGGTTCGATAGTGGCTCCGATTCTCTTTCACTGGCTTGCAGACGTTATCTATAGTTTTGCGGGGTGCTAA
- the lspA gene encoding signal peptidase II, giving the protein MKRLLFLTVALLTFLADRVTKLLALKFLSGKVVSVIPGFFQLRLAENPGAAFSLFAGTTGLARLFFLILLPLGVVLFILYYGLKREHQTVTYVGLGLVLGGALGNLYDRVFSGKVVDFFDLYLGSYHYPTFNVADVAVLLGLLLLLLRRS; this is encoded by the coding sequence TTGAAGCGATTGCTCTTTCTGACCGTTGCCCTTTTAACCTTTTTGGCAGATAGGGTTACGAAGCTCCTTGCCCTCAAGTTTTTATCGGGGAAGGTTGTCTCCGTTATACCCGGTTTTTTCCAGCTCCGCCTTGCAGAGAACCCGGGAGCGGCCTTCAGCCTTTTTGCCGGAACCACCGGCTTGGCCCGGCTCTTCTTCCTTATACTGCTTCCCCTCGGTGTTGTTTTGTTTATCCTCTACTACGGCCTTAAAAGGGAGCACCAAACAGTTACCTACGTAGGTTTGGGGCTGGTTTTAGGCGGTGCCCTCGGCAACCTCTACGATAGAGTCTTCAGCGGTAAAGTTGTCGACTTCTTCGACCTCTACCTCGGGAGCTACCACTACCCCACCTTTAACGTTGCCGATGTAGCCGTGCTCTTGGGGCTTCTCCTGCTGCTTCTCAGGCGAAGTTGA
- the dnaG gene encoding DNA primase, translating into MGSLKVSHSFVQELLSRVDIVDIVSHYIDLKQSGRNFKALCPFHPEKTPSFVVSPEKQIFKCFGCGVGGNAITFVEKYENLPFWEAVKRVAEIAGIELPKDAFREDSKELHLEETAYRVAKYFNSKLETVLNYLKERGISKETADRFLLGYAPPGYLRELNLKREEAELLGLVGKNGKEFFKGRLIIPIFNHSGKVVSFAGRVLNGGDGAPKYINGPETELFKKSNLLYGFYQAKEEVLRKREIIVVEGYFDVISLYQAGVRRAVAPMGTSLTENHARFIKRYSPSPVLLFDADSAGRKATLRAAQIFFSLGCEPRVVQLPDGEDPDSMARSRLPELLALLESPQPFIKWAVAVASALSREQQALFLKEVGQAIAPLERSNPFLYREYLALLAAEFGIDESWLKVRVAVRRQESHDNGISPPLYEKLFIKALVEGKGSLPIEVSPNIFISPVSARLYTLLSSGGTDPVELQLQFPDLADYISELMLLEVTDADINRSLCRVAIKELKRRLKKVKDFSRKVELKRLIFRLERGELEALHTLQTT; encoded by the coding sequence TTGGGGAGCTTGAAGGTCTCCCACTCCTTTGTCCAGGAGCTTCTCTCCAGAGTAGACATCGTAGACATCGTATCCCACTACATCGACCTTAAGCAGTCTGGCCGCAACTTTAAAGCCCTCTGCCCCTTCCACCCGGAGAAAACCCCGTCGTTTGTTGTCAGCCCGGAAAAGCAGATATTCAAGTGTTTCGGCTGCGGAGTAGGCGGCAACGCCATAACCTTTGTTGAAAAGTACGAGAACCTTCCGTTCTGGGAGGCGGTGAAGAGGGTAGCCGAAATAGCCGGCATAGAGCTTCCCAAAGACGCCTTCAGGGAAGACTCAAAAGAGCTTCACCTTGAAGAGACCGCCTACAGAGTTGCCAAGTACTTCAACTCCAAACTCGAAACCGTCTTAAACTACCTGAAAGAGCGGGGAATCTCAAAGGAGACCGCCGACAGGTTCCTCCTCGGTTACGCCCCTCCCGGATACCTCAGGGAGCTCAACCTTAAAAGGGAGGAGGCGGAACTTTTAGGGCTCGTCGGTAAAAACGGGAAGGAGTTCTTCAAGGGCAGGCTCATAATCCCCATATTCAACCACTCCGGTAAAGTTGTGTCGTTTGCCGGAAGAGTTCTAAACGGCGGCGACGGCGCTCCCAAGTATATAAACGGGCCGGAAACGGAGCTCTTTAAGAAGAGTAACCTCCTTTACGGCTTCTACCAGGCTAAGGAAGAGGTTCTCAGGAAGCGGGAGATAATAGTGGTTGAAGGCTACTTCGACGTTATCTCCCTCTATCAGGCCGGCGTTAGGCGGGCCGTTGCTCCAATGGGAACCTCCCTTACCGAAAACCACGCCAGGTTCATCAAGCGCTACAGCCCTTCGCCGGTTCTGCTGTTTGATGCCGACTCTGCGGGCAGGAAGGCCACCCTCAGGGCGGCCCAGATTTTCTTCTCCCTCGGATGTGAGCCCCGGGTGGTTCAGCTCCCCGACGGCGAAGACCCCGACTCTATGGCCCGCAGTAGGCTTCCCGAGCTTTTAGCTCTGCTCGAGTCGCCTCAGCCCTTTATAAAGTGGGCCGTTGCGGTGGCTTCCGCCCTGAGCCGCGAGCAGCAGGCCCTCTTCCTAAAGGAGGTGGGTCAGGCTATTGCCCCTCTGGAGAGGAGCAACCCCTTCCTATACAGGGAGTACCTTGCCCTGCTTGCAGCAGAGTTCGGCATAGACGAGAGCTGGCTTAAGGTAAGGGTTGCCGTAAGGCGGCAGGAGAGCCACGACAACGGTATTTCGCCGCCTCTTTACGAGAAACTCTTCATAAAGGCCCTCGTTGAGGGTAAGGGGAGCCTTCCGATAGAGGTATCCCCGAACATCTTCATCTCTCCGGTTTCTGCAAGGCTCTACACCCTGCTCTCTTCGGGGGGTACCGACCCGGTGGAGCTTCAGCTCCAGTTCCCCGACCTTGCCGACTACATCAGCGAGCTTATGCTCCTTGAGGTAACCGACGCAGACATAAACAGGAGCCTCTGCAGGGTGGCGATTAAAGAGCTTAAACGCAGGCTGAAGAAGGTGAAGGACTTCTCCCGGAAAGTGGAGCTTAAAAGGCTCATTTTCCGCCTTGAGAGGGGAGAGCTCGAGGCTTTACATACACTACAAACCACATAA